One Leuconostoc mesenteroides subsp. mesenteroides ATCC 8293 genomic window, TGGCATACATTTATAATTTTGTTAACAGTTTTACTAATAATCGCATTACTTGTTTGGTTACCTAATCAAAATTTTGTTCATAATAATCAAACAACTGTTAAAACAAAATCTGAGAATGTTTTGAAACCCAGTATTTGGCGAAATAAGTATGCTTGGCTATTGTTGTTTTTTAGTGGTGTACAGTCAATTATGTTTTATATTCTCTTGGCCTGGGGACCAACGATGGCAGTGCAGACCGGTTTGTCGGCTTCTACGGCCAGCCTGTTTGCTGGCTTGAATTCATTGATTGGTCTGCCATTTGCTTTGTTTATTCCATCAATTGTTGCCAGACTTGATAGTGGGCAACGGCAGTGGCTAGTGGGGATGTTCTCAATATTGGGCACTTTAGGATATATGTTGTTACTTTTCCCGCAAGGAACGTTTACCTATTGGCTGATCGTTAATCTATTAATCGGGGTTGGCACATCAGCATTATTCCCATACTTAATGACAACGTTTAGTCTAAAAACTAGTAATGCAGAACAAACAGCACGGCTGTCTGGCATGGCACAAAGCGGTGGCTATTTATTAGCTGCAACTGGGCCACTGTTATTTGGTTATGCATATGGTTGGTTTCATTCTTGGATTCCGCAAATTATTATGTTAATTATCTTATTTATTCTGATGACAGTTGCAATATTAATTGTGGAAAATCAAGATAAAATTTTGGATTAAAAAGCGCAAGTCATCGCGCTTTTTTTGTTTTTATAATTAGTGTAAAATGTATTCTATTGAAAAGATTCGAGGGTGAGCAAGTGAGTGAGAAACAAGTACCAATTATTGCTTTTAATCAAGTAGATTTGTCTTTTGGAGATACACATGTTTTAAATAATGTTGATTTAGAAATAGAAGCTGGTAAATTTTATACTTTACTTGGACCATCTGGTTCAGGAAAATCAACTATCTTGAAACTGATTTCTGGACAGCTAACGGCTGACTCAGGAGATATATCTTTTGAAGGTCAACGTGTTAATGATGTACCTGCGGAAAAGAGAAAAGTGAATACCGTATTCCAAAACTATGCATTATTTCCAAATATGAATGTTTTTGATAACGTTGCTTTCGGTCCAACTTTAAAAGGAATGAATAAGACGGAAATTAAGAACAAAGTGAAAGAAATGCTTAATTTGGTCAAGTTAAGTGATTTTGTTGATCGCGAGATTGATGAGTTATCAGGAGGGCAACAGCAACGCGTTGCGATTGCGCGTGCTTTGGCTAATGACCCAGAGGTTTTATTACTTGATGAGCCTTTGTCAGCTTTAGACTACAAGCTACGTAAAAGTATGCAATATGAACTTCGAGAAATTCAACAGCGCTTAGGGATTACTTTTGTTTTCGTGACACATGACCAAGAAGAAGCATTGGCTATGTCTGATTGGATATTTGTTATGAATGATGGTGTAATTCAACAAAATGGTTCACCAGAAGATATTTATGATGAACCAATCAATCACTTTGTTGCTGATTTTATTGGTGAGAGCAATATTGTTGATGGCATCATGAAGGAAGATTATGTGGTCCATTTTGTGGGTAAAGATTTTGAAAATGTTGATGCAGGAATGCGCCCCAACGAGAGAGTTGAAGTAGTGTTACGACCTGAGGACTTAGATTTGACGTCCATTGAAAATGGTAAATTAGTCGTTACTATTGAAGACCAGTCATTTAGAGGAGACTACTATGAAATTACGGCTAGAGATGATGATGGCAATGAATGGCAAGTTCAGGCAACAAATTCGGCAATAATTGGTGCTAGAGTAGGTTTGACATTTGATCCTGAGGATATCCACATTATGCGATTTAATGAGTCTGAGGACGATTTTGATGCGCGTCTGGAAAGTTATGAGGACGATGATGAAATCTAAACAACAACGTCAAATATTTTATATTGTTCCTTATGGCATCTGGCTATTACTATTTGTGATTGCGCCATTGATACTAATGTTATTTCAGTCATTTACTACTGCTAGTGGACATTTCACATTTAGCAATTATGCGGCCTATTTTGGCAGTGGAACATATTTGCGAATGACTTTCAACTCAGTATGGTACGCATTTTTGATAACAGTGATTACTTTAGTGATTAGTTACCCAACTGCCTATTTATTGAATCAACTGAAACAAAAACAGTTCTGGCTATTGTTAGTCATATTGCCTACATGGATTAATTTACTGTTAAAAACGTATGCTTTTATTGGACTATTGTCCAAGACTGGGACTGTGAATAATTTCATTTCACTTTGGGGCATTGCGCCCCAACAGCTCTTATTTTCGGACTGGAGTTTTTTGCTGGTAGCGGCGTATATCGAAATTCCTTTTATGATTTTACCCATTTTTAATTCGTTAGCGGAGATTGATTCAAGACTTTCTCAGGCTAGCCACGATTTGGGTGCTAATAAGTGGCAGACACTCCGCTACGTTATCTTCCCATTGTCGATGCCAGGTGTTAAGGCCGGTATTCAGGCAGTGTTTATTCCTAGTTTGTCATTATTTATGATTACACGCTTGATTGGAGGTAATCGAGTGATTACCCTAGGAACCGCAATTGAAGAGCACTTTTTGGTCACACAAAATTGGCAAATTGGTTCAACGATTGGCGTAGTTTTGATTGCTGCAATGATTGCTACAATGCTGCTGACACGTGATCGTACACGTAAAAATCTAAGAAAGTGAGGTATGGCTAATCATGCATAAAAAATTTAGATGGTCTAATTTGTATTTAGTGTTTGTATTTGTTTTGTTGTACTTACCTATTTTCTTTTTGATTATTTACTCCTTTAATGCAGGAGATGTTATGCAAGGATGGGATGGCTTTTCGTTGAAGCATTACACCGAGCTCTTTGTCGACACAAGAATTTTAGAGATTGTGGTTAACACATTTCTGGTTGCGTTATTATCTTCACTACTGGCTAGTATAATTGGCACAGCAGGGGCCCTATATATCTATAATCAACGTCATCAATTGGCGAAAAATATTTTCTTGTCACTTAATAATATTTTACTTGTTTCTCCGGATGTTATTATTGGCGCCTCATTTTTAATTCTATTTACCGTTGTTGGTTTTACACTCGGTTTTACTTCCGTTCTACTTTCGCATATTGCTTTTAGTATACCGATTGTTGTTTTGATGGTATTACCTCGTTTACAGGAGATGAATCCTTATTTAGTCACCGCAGCCAAGGATCTTGGTGCCAATAATTTACAGATGTTGTCTAGGGTAGTATTACCAGTTATATCACCGGGAATTTTAGCGGGATTTTTTATGGCGTTTACTTACTCACTGGACGACTTTGCAGTGACGTTCTTTGTAACAGGAAATGGTTTTTCAACTTTGTCAGTTGAAATATATTCCCGTGCGCGCCAAGGGGTTAGTTTAGAAATCAATGCGTTATCGGCCATGATGTTTTTGGTTTCACTACTATTAGTATTAATCTATTATTTTATTTCCAACAGATCTTCTAAAGGCAAAAAGCGCGGCGGAACAAACCTTGTAATGCCAGCTACGGAGGGACTGTAAGATGAAAAAATTATTATCCAGTGTAGTGGGGATATTAATTGTTGTTGCTTTACTCATTAGTGCGCAGCATTATTTTTCGGCACAGACAGGCACGGGGGACAAGAGCGGCAAAGTTTTGAATTTATATAACTGGGGAGATTATATTGATCCTGCCTTATTAAAAAAATTTACCAAAGAAACTGGCTATAAAGTTAGTTATGAAACTTTTGATTCAAACGAAGCGATGTATATGAAAGTTAAGCAAGGCAGTACATCGTACGACTTAGCAGTGCCTTCAGAATATATGATTGAAAAAATGAAAGCAGATAATTTACTATTACCACTTGACCATAGTAAATTAACTGGTTTGAATAATTACGATAGTCGTTTTCTAAATCAATCTTTTGATAAAGGCAATAAATATTCGGTTCCCTACTTTTGGGGTACACTTGGCATTATTTACAATGATAAATATGTCAAAGCCAAAGACATTCAACATTGGGATGATCTTTGGTCATCAAAGTTTAAAAATCAAATCATGTTAATTGATTCAGCAAGAGATGTTTTGGGTATCACTTTAATTACACAAGGGAAGTCCGTGAATAATAAATCGGTAGCTGATTTAGCTGCAGCACAAGGAAAACTAACAACCTTGATGCCGAATGTCAAAGCGATTATTGCTGACGAGATTAAAATGTATATGGCTCAGGATGAAGCTGCAATAGCCGTCACCTATTCTGGTGAAGCTGCAGAAGCAATGGACAAAAATTCTCATTTGCATTATGTTGTACCTAATGAGGGATCGAATTTGTGGTTTGACAACATTGTGATGCCAAAAAATGCTAAACATAAAGCAGCAGCATATGCATTTTTGAATTTCATGAGTGAACCGAAAAACGCTGCTCAAAATGCAGAGTATATTGGTTATGCTACACCAAATAAGAAGGCGTTGTCGTTATTACCAAAATCAATTCGGGAAGATAAACAGTTTTATCCAGATGAAAAAACAGTCCGAAATTTACAAACATATGATGATTTAGGACAAAAATGGACAGAGAAGTATAATGATGCATTCTTAGAGTTTAAGATGACGCAGCGATGAAATAAAGTTAGTAGATTTAGTTGTGGAAATTTATTGAAAGAGGGTAATAAACATTTTTAAATTAAAAGAACAAAACCCTTGCCTTGCAAGGGTTTTTCTGTTATTATATTTAAGTACGCTTTTGGAACAGTAGTAGTAAAACCCTACCGAAAGCCTAGTGTATCAATGTTTAGCGATGATGATTAAGGTTGCGACACGCGCGGCCGCGTTGCCATGGGCGCGCAAAACACAAGCAGTGTTGTCGGTTTTTAATCGAAGTTAGCTGATTTACAAAATCAACGAGGAGGCATGAAATAATGGCACAAAAGAAGATCCGTATCCGTTTGAAGGCATACGAACACCGTATCTTGGACCAATCAGCAGAAAAGATTGTTGAAACGGCCAAGCGTACGGGCGCAGAAATTGCTGGTCCTATTCCGCTACCAACTGAACGTACATTATATACAATTTTACGTTCACCACATAAGCATAAGGATAGCCGTGAGCAATTTGAAATGCGTACGCACAAGCGTTTGATCGACATTGTGAACCCTACTGACAAGACAG contains:
- a CDS encoding CynX/NimT family MFS transporter; this translates as MLKNNKNHSKFLVPGIIVVGMVLRLPFTSIPPILGNIARSLHVPVSSLGILTTIPLLAFAIFSVFAPKVAQKLGLERAFTLMLGLLIIGSFIRILNTPLLYIGTACIGVAIAHMNVLLPSVIRTYFPQKVGFMTSIFTFSMMLATAIGAALSAPITAVTGWHTFIILLTVLLIIALLVWLPNQNFVHNNQTTVKTKSENVLKPSIWRNKYAWLLLFFSGVQSIMFYILLAWGPTMAVQTGLSASTASLFAGLNSLIGLPFALFIPSIVARLDSGQRQWLVGMFSILGTLGYMLLLFPQGTFTYWLIVNLLIGVGTSALFPYLMTTFSLKTSNAEQTARLSGMAQSGGYLLAATGPLLFGYAYGWFHSWIPQIIMLIILFILMTVAILIVENQDKILD
- a CDS encoding ABC transporter ATP-binding protein, coding for MSEKQVPIIAFNQVDLSFGDTHVLNNVDLEIEAGKFYTLLGPSGSGKSTILKLISGQLTADSGDISFEGQRVNDVPAEKRKVNTVFQNYALFPNMNVFDNVAFGPTLKGMNKTEIKNKVKEMLNLVKLSDFVDREIDELSGGQQQRVAIARALANDPEVLLLDEPLSALDYKLRKSMQYELREIQQRLGITFVFVTHDQEEALAMSDWIFVMNDGVIQQNGSPEDIYDEPINHFVADFIGESNIVDGIMKEDYVVHFVGKDFENVDAGMRPNERVEVVLRPEDLDLTSIENGKLVVTIEDQSFRGDYYEITARDDDGNEWQVQATNSAIIGARVGLTFDPEDIHIMRFNESEDDFDARLESYEDDDEI
- a CDS encoding ABC transporter permease, which gives rise to MMKSKQQRQIFYIVPYGIWLLLFVIAPLILMLFQSFTTASGHFTFSNYAAYFGSGTYLRMTFNSVWYAFLITVITLVISYPTAYLLNQLKQKQFWLLLVILPTWINLLLKTYAFIGLLSKTGTVNNFISLWGIAPQQLLFSDWSFLLVAAYIEIPFMILPIFNSLAEIDSRLSQASHDLGANKWQTLRYVIFPLSMPGVKAGIQAVFIPSLSLFMITRLIGGNRVITLGTAIEEHFLVTQNWQIGSTIGVVLIAAMIATMLLTRDRTRKNLRK
- a CDS encoding ABC transporter permease — encoded protein: MHKKFRWSNLYLVFVFVLLYLPIFFLIIYSFNAGDVMQGWDGFSLKHYTELFVDTRILEIVVNTFLVALLSSLLASIIGTAGALYIYNQRHQLAKNIFLSLNNILLVSPDVIIGASFLILFTVVGFTLGFTSVLLSHIAFSIPIVVLMVLPRLQEMNPYLVTAAKDLGANNLQMLSRVVLPVISPGILAGFFMAFTYSLDDFAVTFFVTGNGFSTLSVEIYSRARQGVSLEINALSAMMFLVSLLLVLIYYFISNRSSKGKKRGGTNLVMPATEGL
- a CDS encoding ABC transporter substrate-binding protein, encoding MKKLLSSVVGILIVVALLISAQHYFSAQTGTGDKSGKVLNLYNWGDYIDPALLKKFTKETGYKVSYETFDSNEAMYMKVKQGSTSYDLAVPSEYMIEKMKADNLLLPLDHSKLTGLNNYDSRFLNQSFDKGNKYSVPYFWGTLGIIYNDKYVKAKDIQHWDDLWSSKFKNQIMLIDSARDVLGITLITQGKSVNNKSVADLAAAQGKLTTLMPNVKAIIADEIKMYMAQDEAAIAVTYSGEAAEAMDKNSHLHYVVPNEGSNLWFDNIVMPKNAKHKAAAYAFLNFMSEPKNAAQNAEYIGYATPNKKALSLLPKSIREDKQFYPDEKTVRNLQTYDDLGQKWTEKYNDAFLEFKMTQR
- the rpsJ gene encoding 30S ribosomal protein S10, encoding MAQKKIRIRLKAYEHRILDQSAEKIVETAKRTGAEIAGPIPLPTERTLYTILRSPHKHKDSREQFEMRTHKRLIDIVNPTDKTVDALRKLELPSGVAIEIKL